One Nicotiana sylvestris chromosome 12, ASM39365v2, whole genome shotgun sequence genomic window carries:
- the LOC138882878 gene encoding uncharacterized protein, whose amino-acid sequence MNFETIKVTHQVSAIVHSMAPKLEDPSAFTIPCTIGSAEFAKALYDLGESINLMPYLVFKTLGIGKPRTTSMRLKMANCTMKRPLGMIEDVLVRVDKFILPADFVILNCEVDYEVPIILGRPFLATDKALCDV is encoded by the coding sequence ATGAATTTTGAGACCATCAAagtcactcatcaagtgagtgcaattgttcATTCAATGGCTCCTAAGTTGGAGGATCCCAGTGCTTTCACGATTCCTTGTACAATTGGAAGTGCCGAGTTTGCTAAAGCTCTTTATGATCTTGGGgaaagtataaatttgatgccctatttagttttcaagactttggggaTTGGAAAACCAAGAACCACTTCGATGagattgaaaatggccaattgtACCATGAAGAGGCCATTGGGTATGATTGAAGATGTTTTGGTCCgggttgataaattcattcttccgGCGGATTTTGTCATTCTAAATTGTGAGGTTGATTATGAAGTGCCTATTattcttgggagacctttccttgctacggatAAGGCTCTTTGTGATGTTTAA